One stretch of Saccharopolyspora erythraea DNA includes these proteins:
- a CDS encoding acetyl-CoA carboxylase carboxyltransferase subunit alpha, protein MAEPARTLAQDPRLADADQVRWTRCPSCRALVYLRRLRRNGHVCPDCAHHMRMGVHDRIGSLLDDGSFERFGADVAPVDVLGFTDSRPYTERLAQAQRRSGSNEAVLCGTGTIDGAPVVVAALDFGFLGGSVGGVTGELVARAARTALDRRTPLVLVCASGGARMQEGTISLMQLAKTSQEVARLREAGVLVVSIGTDPTYGGVTASFGMLGDVVVAEPGARIGFAGPQVIRQTIRQELPAGFQTAEYLRDAGMVDLVVPRHELRTHLARLLRVHSGGPAAPAAEGGYRTRPRPAADRDASEVLHAARDIGRPSTSDYCARIFEDFVELHGDRLSDDDPAVIAGIGTLGGRPVVVVGHQKGHETAELVQRNFGMPQPAGYHKARRMMDYAERFGFPLVTFVDTPGAYPGVDAEQRGQGTAIAECISRMARLKVPAVSVVTGEGGSGGALALGVGNEVLVLENAYYSVISPEGCSTILWGTAERTPQAAEQLRITADDLLRLGVVDGVVDEPAGGAQQDHAAMAARLAAALRTSIGELSAMDGGALLDQRRRRFDRFGDPDHSDSEVQP, encoded by the coding sequence ATGGCTGAGCCGGCTCGCACGCTCGCCCAGGACCCGAGACTGGCCGACGCGGACCAGGTGCGGTGGACGCGGTGCCCGAGCTGCCGGGCGCTGGTCTACCTGCGCAGGCTGCGCCGCAACGGGCACGTGTGCCCGGACTGCGCGCACCACATGCGCATGGGGGTGCACGACCGGATCGGGTCCCTGCTGGACGACGGTTCCTTCGAGCGCTTCGGCGCGGACGTCGCGCCGGTCGACGTGCTGGGCTTCACCGACTCCCGCCCCTACACCGAACGGCTGGCGCAGGCCCAGCGCCGCAGCGGCTCCAACGAAGCCGTGTTGTGCGGCACCGGGACGATCGACGGCGCGCCGGTGGTCGTGGCCGCGCTGGACTTCGGCTTCCTCGGCGGCAGCGTCGGCGGCGTCACCGGTGAGCTGGTCGCCCGCGCGGCGCGCACCGCGCTGGACCGGCGGACACCGCTGGTGCTGGTCTGCGCTTCGGGCGGCGCCCGGATGCAGGAGGGCACCATCTCGCTGATGCAGCTGGCCAAGACCAGCCAAGAAGTCGCGCGGCTGCGCGAAGCAGGCGTCCTGGTCGTCAGCATCGGCACCGACCCGACCTACGGCGGCGTCACCGCGTCGTTCGGCATGCTCGGCGACGTCGTGGTGGCCGAGCCCGGCGCGCGCATCGGCTTCGCGGGCCCGCAGGTGATCCGCCAGACCATCAGGCAGGAGCTGCCCGCCGGTTTCCAGACCGCGGAGTACCTGCGCGACGCGGGCATGGTCGACCTCGTCGTGCCGCGCCACGAGCTGCGCACCCATCTCGCCCGCCTGCTGCGGGTGCACTCGGGCGGGCCCGCGGCCCCGGCGGCGGAGGGCGGGTACCGCACGCGGCCGCGCCCGGCCGCGGACCGGGACGCCTCGGAGGTCCTCCACGCCGCTCGCGACATCGGACGACCGAGCACATCGGACTACTGCGCCCGGATCTTCGAGGACTTCGTGGAGCTGCACGGCGACCGGCTTTCCGATGACGACCCCGCCGTCATCGCGGGCATCGGCACGCTCGGAGGACGGCCGGTGGTGGTCGTCGGCCACCAGAAGGGCCACGAGACCGCGGAGCTGGTGCAGCGCAACTTCGGCATGCCGCAGCCTGCCGGCTACCACAAGGCGCGGCGGATGATGGACTACGCCGAGCGGTTCGGCTTCCCGCTGGTCACCTTCGTCGACACCCCCGGCGCCTACCCCGGGGTGGACGCCGAGCAGCGCGGTCAGGGCACCGCCATCGCCGAGTGCATCAGCCGGATGGCGCGCCTGAAGGTGCCCGCGGTCTCCGTCGTCACCGGCGAAGGCGGCAGCGGTGGCGCGCTCGCACTGGGCGTCGGCAACGAGGTCCTGGTCCTGGAGAACGCCTACTACTCGGTGATCAGCCCGGAAGGCTGCTCGACGATCCTGTGGGGAACCGCCGAGCGCACCCCGCAGGCCGCCGAGCAGCTCCGGATCACCGCCGACGACCTGCTGCGGCTCGGCGTCGTGGACGGGGTGGTCGACGAACCCGCCGGGGGAGCGCAGCAGGACCACGCCGCCATGGCGGCCAGGCTCGCCGCCGCCCTGCGCACCAGCATCGGCGAACTGTCCGCAATGGACGGGGGCGCGCTGCTGGACCAGCGGCGGCGGCGCTTCGACCGGTTCGG